In Streptococcus parasuis, the following proteins share a genomic window:
- a CDS encoding GNAT family N-acetyltransferase gives MLENNQLNQLMLRFPEDVQLIFNEMIPSYQLGYADYVYQTDDVATQNRRIKNLAKNFRKMDYFYIMPLPQDLALEIANQWRYQPPLEAYSISATPEAYAEMISPEARGDRFFSVIRNAALMGYFQVEQVGKELSLQLGMKPSLMGRGNGRAFYQTIEDYIVEHYHPEQLSLTVAICNQRAQALFRAVGFSVNGHSIQVCDGKQYECVRMEKKLACD, from the coding sequence ATGTTAGAAAACAATCAGCTCAATCAATTAATGTTGCGTTTCCCTGAAGATGTCCAATTGATTTTTAATGAAATGATCCCTTCTTATCAATTAGGTTATGCTGACTATGTCTATCAGACAGACGATGTTGCTACTCAGAACCGACGAATTAAAAATCTTGCTAAAAATTTTCGCAAGATGGATTACTTTTACATCATGCCCTTGCCCCAGGATCTGGCATTGGAAATTGCCAATCAATGGCGCTATCAACCACCTTTGGAGGCCTATTCTATCAGTGCAACTCCTGAGGCTTATGCAGAGATGATTTCCCCCGAGGCGCGTGGAGACCGCTTTTTTTCAGTCATTCGCAATGCAGCCCTCATGGGTTACTTTCAAGTGGAGCAAGTTGGTAAGGAACTCAGCCTTCAATTAGGGATGAAGCCGTCTTTGATGGGGAGGGGAAATGGCAGAGCTTTCTATCAGACGATTGAAGATTACATTGTTGAACATTATCATCCAGAGCAACTTAGCCTGACTGTAGCCATATGTAACCAACGAGCTCAAGCTCTCTTTCGAGCAGTTGGATTTTCTGTAAACGGTCATAGTATTCAAGTTTGTGATGGAAAACAGTATGAATGTGTCAGAATGGAAAAGAAATTAGCATGCGATTAG
- a CDS encoding pseudouridine synthase: protein MRLDKFLVDCGVGSRTEVKKLLKNKQVTVNGQVETSPKQQINEQVDQVAVAGDILHHEQFVYYLLNKPKGVISATEDDHHRTVLDLLDEIAQHKEVFPVGRLDIDTHGLLLLTNNGKLAHAMLSPKKHVDKLYRAQVDGIMTQEDVARFAAGIDLKDFTCQPAQLTILSTDEAKETSLVDITIREGKFHQVKRMVQACGKMVTDLQRISMGPLWLDSELAIGKYRRLTADELKQLEVFGVEL from the coding sequence ATGCGATTAGATAAATTTTTGGTAGACTGTGGTGTTGGTAGTCGGACAGAAGTCAAGAAACTTTTGAAAAACAAGCAAGTCACAGTCAACGGCCAAGTAGAGACGTCTCCTAAACAACAAATAAATGAACAGGTGGATCAGGTAGCAGTAGCTGGCGACATTCTCCACCATGAACAATTTGTTTACTACCTTCTCAATAAACCCAAAGGAGTTATCTCAGCAACTGAAGATGACCACCATCGGACGGTTTTAGATTTATTGGATGAAATAGCTCAACATAAGGAAGTTTTTCCAGTTGGACGCTTGGACATCGATACCCATGGCTTGCTACTTTTGACCAACAATGGCAAATTAGCCCATGCCATGCTCTCTCCTAAAAAACATGTTGATAAACTCTACCGTGCACAGGTTGACGGAATCATGACCCAAGAGGATGTCGCGCGATTTGCGGCAGGAATTGATTTAAAAGATTTTACCTGTCAGCCAGCCCAGTTGACTATCCTATCGACAGATGAGGCCAAAGAAACTTCACTGGTTGACATTACCATCCGAGAAGGAAAGTTTCACCAGGTCAAACGGATGGTGCAGGCTTGTGGTAAGATGGTGACGGATTTGCAACGGATATCAATGGGGCCCTTATGGTTGGACTCCGAACTAGCGATTGGAAAATACCGTAGATTAACAGCTGACGAATTGAAGCAATTAGAAGTGTTTGGTGTGGAATTATAG
- a CDS encoding xanthine phosphoribosyltransferase translates to MKILEERILKDGQVLGENILKVDSFLTHQVDFKLMKEMGQVLAEAYRSKQITKVVTIEASGIAPAVYVAESLDVPMIFAKKHKNITMTEGILTSEVYSFTKQVTSTVSIASKFLSQEDRVLIVDDFLANGQAAKGLIDIIQQAGAQVIGVGIIIEKSFQDGRQLLIDAGVPVTSLARIEKFQDGQVVFAAADI, encoded by the coding sequence ATGAAAATTTTGGAAGAACGTATTTTAAAAGATGGTCAGGTGTTAGGAGAAAATATTTTAAAAGTTGATTCATTCCTGACCCATCAGGTTGATTTTAAATTGATGAAAGAAATGGGACAAGTGTTAGCAGAAGCATACCGTTCTAAGCAAATTACAAAAGTTGTCACTATTGAGGCATCCGGCATTGCTCCAGCTGTTTATGTCGCTGAAAGTTTAGATGTGCCAATGATTTTTGCTAAAAAACATAAAAATATTACGATGACAGAAGGAATCTTGACATCTGAAGTCTACTCCTTCACCAAGCAAGTAACCAGTACCGTTTCTATTGCTAGCAAGTTTTTGTCGCAGGAAGACCGGGTTCTAATCGTTGATGATTTTTTGGCCAATGGGCAAGCAGCAAAAGGCTTGATTGATATTATCCAACAGGCTGGTGCTCAGGTAATTGGCGTTGGTATTATCATCGAAAAATCCTTCCAAGACGGACGTCAACTCTTGATAGATGCAGGTGTCCCTGTTACTTCACTCGCTCGTATTGAAAAATTCCAAGATGGTCAGGTTGTTTTTGCAGCTGCGGATATTTAA
- a CDS encoding nucleobase:cation symporter-2 family protein — protein MSQKTTNEHSSEMLYGIDEQPPKGMAVLLAFQHILAAFAGIIAVPLVVASALGLSVEDTSIMVSASIFVAGIATILQSKGLGPVGSRVSGMMGTDFTFANPAISVGSQLGIAGIVGATIAGSFVEIILSRFVKPLMRFFPPLITGTVVSLIGITLMPVSMDWAAGGAGATDYASVENIGIAFIVLVFTLALNHYGKGMLKTASVFFGMVFGYVLCILLGKVDMSAVGEAAWFALPKIFHYGVKFDLSSILAFIPAYVVSLIGTVGIMMAIGEASNQKISSERAANGVLADGVGSLIAGVFGAGPNTAFSQNVGLITLTKVASRHVMIIAGVILALLGVFPKLSALISIMPQPVLGGVGIIMFGLVAAQGIKTLATVKIGDRELLIISIAFALGIGVTVRPELLSHLPSALQMVFSSGISTGTLAALILNMVLKEK, from the coding sequence ATGTCTCAGAAAACAACAAATGAACATTCATCAGAAATGCTCTATGGAATTGATGAACAACCACCAAAAGGGATGGCTGTGTTGCTTGCTTTTCAGCATATCTTAGCAGCTTTTGCAGGCATCATCGCAGTGCCTCTTGTCGTTGCAAGTGCTTTGGGGCTATCAGTAGAAGATACTTCTATTATGGTATCAGCCTCTATCTTTGTTGCTGGGATTGCAACTATTTTGCAATCTAAAGGTTTGGGCCCAGTAGGTTCACGTGTCTCTGGTATGATGGGAACGGACTTTACCTTTGCCAATCCAGCTATCAGTGTTGGTAGCCAATTGGGAATTGCTGGTATCGTGGGTGCAACCATTGCGGGTTCATTTGTTGAAATCATTTTAAGTCGTTTTGTGAAACCCTTGATGCGTTTCTTTCCGCCATTGATTACAGGGACCGTTGTTTCCCTCATCGGTATTACCCTCATGCCAGTGAGTATGGACTGGGCAGCTGGTGGTGCTGGCGCTACAGATTATGCCTCTGTTGAAAATATCGGTATTGCCTTTATCGTCTTGGTCTTTACTTTGGCATTGAATCATTATGGTAAAGGAATGCTGAAAACAGCGTCAGTCTTTTTCGGTATGGTCTTTGGATATGTCCTCTGTATTTTGCTTGGAAAAGTAGATATGTCTGCTGTTGGAGAAGCAGCCTGGTTTGCTCTTCCTAAAATTTTCCATTACGGTGTAAAATTTGACCTATCTTCTATTCTAGCCTTTATTCCTGCTTATGTTGTATCCTTGATTGGTACGGTAGGGATTATGATGGCAATTGGAGAAGCGTCTAACCAAAAAATTTCTTCTGAGCGGGCAGCAAATGGTGTTTTAGCAGATGGCGTTGGTTCCTTGATTGCCGGTGTGTTTGGGGCTGGTCCAAATACAGCCTTCTCACAAAACGTTGGCCTCATTACTTTGACAAAAGTTGCTAGTCGTCATGTCATGATCATTGCGGGTGTTATTCTTGCCTTACTTGGTGTCTTTCCAAAATTATCAGCCTTGATTTCCATTATGCCCCAGCCTGTTCTTGGTGGTGTTGGGATTATCATGTTCGGTTTGGTTGCTGCCCAAGGGATTAAGACTCTTGCAACGGTTAAAATTGGGGACCGTGAGCTCTTGATTATTTCCATTGCCTTTGCGCTGGGGATTGGTGTGACGGTACGTCCAGAGTTGTTAAGCCATCTTCCATCAGCTCTTCAAATGGTCTTCTCATCAGGTATTTCAACAGGGACCTTAGCTGCACTCATTTTGAACATGGTTTTAAAAGAAAAATAA
- a CDS encoding DUF4153 domain-containing protein produces MNHLTSNVNTVRSDLLTSPPKQTVHSLLTTLNNFQLTGYKIGVWLSYLLAYMYQTILTEDKTVYFFPLALSFVAYIEWMHYCNNSLQPIAFRQTESFVFLFATLTQALALTFWGFEETEFGLAQFLMVHISFVFYVLARNGWLTQGRLGILVWYDALTGFVFLPFRHFLLRLTTLFYQPVQTVKKWKKHRLNQLQTVGVLTISISLSFVLVGFVGGQLSQVSSTFSAVTHDFNQAFVNILQSLNQVNISTIFWRWILSLPVGAWLFGLVAGSLLSTPRKRLNYAIFQAHLRPFRVFPPLAAYIIIGSLCLMYGLFFVVSISEIGNLLSLQTISPQEASLTAVSGFWQLVRVSLLNFVVLGGFYLVGEQPLWEATITRWMISCLFTFAGLFALLASWKLFAIYIFMYGPTPLRLLSGWFILVLLVWCGLALIRFFRPIQAIRYGLLYAFVSFTVTVYIYALVL; encoded by the coding sequence ATGAATCACCTAACTAGCAATGTCAATACCGTTCGATCGGACCTATTAACGAGTCCGCCAAAACAGACCGTCCATAGTTTACTAACAACGTTAAATAATTTTCAGCTCACCGGCTATAAAATTGGAGTCTGGCTAAGCTATCTACTAGCCTATATGTATCAGACAATTTTAACAGAGGACAAGACTGTTTATTTTTTCCCACTCGCCTTATCATTTGTAGCCTATATCGAATGGATGCACTATTGTAACAACAGCCTACAGCCAATAGCTTTTAGGCAGACTGAATCATTCGTCTTTCTATTTGCCACCTTAACTCAAGCTCTAGCTCTGACGTTTTGGGGATTTGAAGAAACTGAATTTGGTCTTGCCCAATTTCTGATGGTACATATTTCCTTCGTCTTTTATGTTTTAGCTCGAAATGGTTGGTTGACACAAGGTCGGTTGGGAATCCTAGTTTGGTACGATGCCTTGACTGGATTTGTTTTCCTTCCCTTCCGTCACTTCCTCCTTAGACTAACTACCTTATTCTATCAACCTGTACAGACGGTTAAAAAATGGAAGAAACATCGCCTCAATCAATTACAGACAGTTGGAGTCCTTACTATCAGCATTAGCCTCTCCTTTGTCCTCGTCGGATTCGTTGGCGGGCAACTCTCTCAAGTATCCTCGACTTTTTCAGCTGTAACCCACGATTTTAACCAGGCCTTTGTCAACATTTTACAGTCTCTAAACCAAGTAAACATATCCACAATCTTCTGGCGTTGGATTCTGTCTCTTCCTGTAGGAGCTTGGCTCTTTGGACTGGTGGCGGGCAGCCTACTGAGCACCCCTCGAAAACGCTTAAACTATGCGATCTTCCAAGCACATTTAAGACCATTTCGAGTATTTCCGCCACTGGCAGCCTACATTATCATTGGAAGCCTATGTCTTATGTATGGTCTCTTCTTTGTCGTCAGTATTTCCGAAATTGGAAATCTGCTATCCTTACAGACCATCTCTCCGCAAGAAGCTTCCTTAACAGCCGTCTCTGGTTTTTGGCAATTAGTCCGTGTTTCCTTGCTAAACTTCGTAGTATTGGGAGGGTTTTACTTGGTCGGCGAACAGCCTCTATGGGAAGCCACCATTACTCGCTGGATGATTTCCTGCCTCTTCACCTTCGCAGGACTATTCGCTCTACTAGCTTCTTGGAAACTCTTTGCTATCTACATTTTCATGTATGGACCAACTCCCCTACGGCTCCTATCTGGCTGGTTTATTCTGGTCCTCTTGGTTTGGTGTGGCCTAGCTCTCATACGATTCTTTAGGCCCATTCAAGCCATTCGATACGGTCTGCTCTATGCTTTTGTAAGTTTTACAGTAACAGTCTATATTTATGCACTTGTCCTGTAA
- a CDS encoding helix-turn-helix domain-containing protein, translating to MIQINLDIIMAQKRISAGRLAELIDLTPANLSILKNNKAKAVRFSTLNALCRELGCQPGDILEYIPDEEISE from the coding sequence ATGATTCAAATAAATTTAGATATTATTATGGCCCAAAAACGTATTAGTGCTGGGCGATTGGCAGAGTTGATCGACCTGACTCCTGCCAATTTATCCATTTTGAAAAATAATAAGGCCAAGGCTGTCCGCTTTTCCACCTTAAACGCCCTCTGTCGAGAGCTGGGATGTCAGCCTGGTGATATTTTAGAATATATTCCAGATGAGGAGATAAGTGAATGA
- a CDS encoding DUF2975 domain-containing protein, with the protein MSTSKPTYEDWSIRLTKICLILLFIAAVGLMSTGTWVVDLAIIYPSPFLQGDSRYLTMIILGYTLGVLAIIFLIHLYQLVTRIGKEQVFIPQNVRSLQILGREVGLATLVSFLLGISCYIPVLLITVAGIALTLVIRVIRNAFGKAVELQDQVDYTI; encoded by the coding sequence ATGTCTACATCAAAACCTACTTACGAAGATTGGAGCATTCGTCTGACTAAGATCTGTCTTATCCTTTTGTTTATCGCTGCTGTCGGACTCATGTCAACCGGAACCTGGGTCGTAGATTTAGCTATTATCTATCCCTCTCCTTTCTTGCAGGGCGATAGCCGCTATCTCACAATGATTATCCTGGGTTACACACTTGGAGTTCTCGCAATCATTTTTCTCATTCACCTCTACCAACTGGTCACTCGTATCGGTAAGGAGCAGGTATTTATCCCACAAAATGTACGTAGTTTACAAATATTGGGCCGGGAAGTCGGCTTGGCAACCCTTGTTTCCTTCCTTTTAGGAATTAGTTGCTACATTCCTGTCCTGCTCATCACGGTTGCAGGAATCGCACTTACCTTGGTTATTCGTGTCATTCGAAATGCTTTTGGAAAGGCAGTCGAATTACAGGACCAAGTGGATTACACCATCTAG
- a CDS encoding zinc-binding dehydrogenase — translation MKAVVVSKAGGPEVLEVKEIAKPQVKTGWSLVNIKGFGINHSEIFTRQGLSPSVVFPRILGIELVGVIEETTEPDRLPVGQKVVSIMGELGRAFDGGYAEYALVPNQILYPVQTDLGWAELASVPETYYTAYGSMKNLKLEASDRILVRAGASGVGQAFVKLVRSQFPDLPIYASVRKLEKTDQLLASGFSQVILEKEGRLQTELTFSKILELVGPATLEDSLAHLEEGGIICSTGQLGGKWYLEDFDPIEQLRQNVYLTTFYSGNVNQDKLQEMFDYLAHYQVPVGPEKIFSLDTIQEAHRYLEGAEAFGKVIVLNREEDDDRIETAE, via the coding sequence ATGAAAGCTGTTGTAGTTTCAAAAGCTGGTGGGCCAGAGGTTTTGGAAGTAAAAGAAATTGCCAAACCGCAGGTGAAAACAGGATGGTCTTTGGTGAACATCAAGGGCTTTGGCATCAACCATTCGGAGATTTTTACTAGACAGGGTCTGTCACCAAGTGTAGTATTTCCACGGATTTTGGGGATTGAATTGGTCGGCGTGATTGAGGAAACGACAGAGCCAGACAGGTTACCAGTCGGGCAAAAGGTTGTATCGATCATGGGTGAGCTGGGTCGAGCCTTTGACGGTGGCTATGCAGAGTACGCCCTGGTGCCTAATCAAATCCTCTACCCTGTTCAGACTGATCTGGGCTGGGCGGAGCTAGCTAGTGTCCCTGAAACCTACTATACCGCCTACGGTTCCATGAAAAATCTCAAGCTGGAAGCGTCAGATCGGATCTTGGTGCGTGCGGGGGCTAGTGGGGTTGGACAGGCCTTTGTCAAATTGGTGCGGAGCCAGTTTCCAGACCTGCCTATCTACGCTTCTGTCCGCAAGCTAGAAAAGACCGATCAGCTGCTTGCCTCTGGTTTCAGCCAAGTCATCCTCGAAAAAGAGGGGCGTTTGCAGACAGAGCTGACCTTCAGCAAGATTCTTGAGCTGGTTGGTCCTGCTACTCTAGAGGATTCCCTGGCTCATCTGGAGGAGGGTGGTATCATCTGCTCGACTGGGCAGCTGGGTGGCAAGTGGTATCTGGAGGACTTTGACCCCATTGAACAGTTGCGGCAGAATGTCTATTTGACTACTTTTTATTCGGGCAATGTCAATCAGGACAAGTTGCAGGAGATGTTTGACTACCTAGCTCATTATCAGGTGCCAGTTGGTCCTGAGAAGATTTTTAGTTTGGATACCATACAGGAGGCTCACCGCTATTTAGAGGGGGCGGAGGCTTTTGGCAAGGTGATTGTGCTGAATAGGGAGGAAGATGATGACAGAATTGAGACAGCGGAGTAA
- a CDS encoding MarR family winged helix-turn-helix transcriptional regulator: MTELRQRSKNLARIFDQQVGLYEGYARRQGLNGKCLSILMWLYYYPRGVTQNLVSKKTYSSKQVVNATIKKFLDKGYVFFEENPADKRYKKFKLTEEGRVYASRILDPLEEAEKTALSQFSLEEQEQLLDLFGRYGQALTEILGGETND; the protein is encoded by the coding sequence ATGACAGAATTGAGACAGCGGAGTAAGAACTTGGCCCGTATCTTTGACCAGCAGGTCGGGCTCTACGAGGGTTATGCAAGGCGACAGGGGCTAAACGGCAAGTGCTTATCGATCCTTATGTGGCTTTATTATTATCCCAGAGGTGTGACACAGAATTTGGTCAGTAAGAAGACTTACTCTAGTAAGCAGGTGGTCAATGCCACCATTAAGAAATTTCTTGATAAGGGCTATGTCTTCTTTGAGGAAAATCCAGCAGACAAACGGTATAAGAAGTTCAAATTGACCGAGGAAGGCCGTGTCTATGCCAGTCGGATTTTGGACCCCTTGGAAGAGGCGGAAAAAACAGCCCTGTCCCAGTTCAGCTTGGAAGAACAGGAGCAGTTACTAGACCTCTTTGGTCGCTATGGGCAGGCCTTGACGGAAATCTTAGGAGGAGAAACCAATGATTGA
- a CDS encoding ABC transporter ATP-binding protein → MIEYQNVSLTCQVSGPILKNLTFDIQEGEFFVLIGPSGSGKTTTLKLINRLIEQTDGDIRIQGKRLKDFDLRELRLETGYVLQQIALFPNMTVAENIALIPEMKGMSKQDILKKSRELLTKVGLDPDSYLGRLPKDLSGGEKQRIGILRAIIANPKVLLMDEPFSALDPISKGQLQDLIKELHEEFKMTTVFVTHDMDEAVKLADRICLMRAGEVVQLGTPDELRNQPANDFVIEFMKNRGGA, encoded by the coding sequence ATGATTGAGTACCAAAATGTGTCCTTGACCTGTCAGGTCAGCGGGCCAATCTTGAAGAATTTGACCTTTGATATTCAAGAAGGGGAGTTCTTTGTCCTGATTGGACCAAGCGGTAGCGGAAAAACAACCACGCTGAAACTGATCAATCGCCTGATTGAGCAGACAGACGGAGATATTCGGATTCAGGGCAAGCGGCTGAAAGACTTTGACCTACGAGAACTACGCTTGGAAACTGGCTACGTCCTGCAACAGATTGCTTTATTTCCAAATATGACAGTGGCTGAAAATATCGCTCTTATTCCTGAGATGAAGGGGATGAGCAAGCAAGATATTCTAAAAAAATCCAGAGAGCTTTTGACTAAGGTAGGTTTGGATCCAGATAGTTATCTGGGGCGTCTACCCAAGGACTTGTCTGGGGGAGAAAAACAGCGGATTGGGATTCTGCGGGCCATTATTGCCAATCCCAAGGTCTTGCTGATGGACGAACCTTTCTCAGCCTTGGATCCAATTAGCAAGGGGCAGTTGCAGGACTTGATTAAGGAGTTACACGAGGAATTCAAGATGACAACGGTTTTCGTTACCCATGATATGGATGAGGCGGTTAAGCTGGCAGACCGTATCTGCTTGATGAGGGCAGGAGAAGTGGTTCAATTGGGTACGCCTGATGAACTTCGTAACCAGCCTGCCAACGACTTTGTCATCGAATTTATGAAAAATAGGGGAGGTGCCTAA
- a CDS encoding ABC transporter permease/substrate-binding protein, protein MDQLIATFIERKADWLTALFEHLRISLLALNIAIAIAVPLGLVLSNKKRLTEWSLQVTGVFQTIPSLALLGLFIPFMGIGTLPAVVALVIYAIFPILQGTLTGLSEIDPSLEEAATAFGMTKLEKLRKFELALAMPILMSGIRTASIMIIGTATLAALVGAGGLGSFILLGIDRNDSALILIGAVSSAVLAVLFGSIIKFLQDKKPRTILAALLVTLLTIGASYVPLNQSSSKKLVIAGKLGAEPEILINMYKLLIEDQTDIEVELEPNFGKTSFLYEALKSGSIDIYPEYTGTITTTLLTNPPSDLSNNPDEVYTYAKEAILEQDGLVYLAPTDFQNTFALAVTEDYAQVHGLEKISDLAKVQQTAVAGFSLEFNDREDGNVGLTNLYGLNLNVKTMEPALRYEAIKNGDVQIVEAFSTDSKVVTYKLKILEDDKQLFPPYQAAPLLTKETLEKYPELEQVLGVLAGKISTEEMTQMNYAVDVEGKSAEQVAREYLEKENLLK, encoded by the coding sequence ATGGATCAGTTGATTGCAACTTTTATCGAACGCAAAGCAGACTGGCTGACAGCCCTCTTTGAGCACCTGCGAATTTCCCTCTTGGCTTTGAACATCGCTATCGCTATTGCGGTGCCACTTGGCTTGGTCTTGTCCAATAAGAAAAGGCTGACCGAGTGGAGCTTGCAGGTGACAGGTGTTTTCCAAACCATTCCATCCTTAGCACTTTTAGGTCTTTTTATTCCCTTTATGGGTATCGGTACTTTGCCTGCAGTAGTGGCCTTGGTCATCTATGCAATTTTCCCTATTTTACAAGGGACTTTAACTGGACTTTCGGAAATCGATCCGTCGCTGGAAGAAGCTGCGACAGCCTTTGGGATGACTAAGCTAGAAAAACTGCGTAAATTCGAGCTGGCCTTAGCTATGCCTATTCTTATGTCTGGTATTCGGACGGCTTCCATTATGATTATCGGGACGGCAACGCTTGCTGCCTTGGTCGGTGCAGGTGGTCTAGGCTCTTTTATTCTCTTGGGAATTGACCGAAATGACTCAGCCCTGATTTTGATTGGAGCAGTGTCGTCAGCTGTCTTGGCAGTTCTCTTCGGCTCAATTATCAAGTTCTTGCAGGACAAGAAGCCACGGACCATTTTGGCGGCTCTTTTGGTGACACTCTTGACAATTGGAGCTAGTTATGTTCCACTCAATCAGTCGTCATCGAAAAAGCTGGTCATCGCTGGGAAATTGGGGGCAGAGCCTGAAATTCTCATCAATATGTATAAACTCTTGATTGAAGACCAGACGGATATCGAGGTGGAGCTGGAGCCAAACTTTGGCAAGACCAGCTTCCTCTATGAAGCCCTCAAATCAGGCTCGATTGATATTTATCCTGAATATACTGGTACCATTACGACCACTCTTCTGACCAATCCGCCGTCTGATTTGTCCAATAATCCTGATGAGGTTTACACCTACGCAAAAGAAGCGATTTTAGAACAGGACGGCTTGGTTTATTTGGCTCCGACGGATTTTCAAAATACCTTTGCCTTGGCAGTAACGGAAGACTATGCTCAAGTTCATGGTCTTGAGAAGATTTCGGACTTGGCAAAAGTGCAGCAGACAGCTGTAGCAGGCTTCTCTTTGGAGTTTAATGACCGTGAGGACGGGAATGTCGGTCTGACCAATCTTTATGGACTAAACCTCAATGTCAAGACCATGGAGCCAGCCCTTCGCTACGAAGCCATTAAAAACGGAGATGTGCAAATTGTAGAAGCCTTCTCGACAGATAGCAAGGTGGTCACTTACAAACTGAAAATCCTGGAAGACGACAAACAGCTCTTCCCACCTTACCAAGCCGCTCCGCTATTGACCAAAGAAACCCTTGAGAAATACCCTGAGTTGGAGCAAGTCCTAGGGGTGTTGGCGGGCAAAATCTCGACCGAGGAAATGACTCAGATGAACTATGCGGTCGATGTGGAAGGCAAGTCGGCAGAGCAAGTGGCTAGGGAATACCTCGAGAAAGAAAATCTACTAAAATAG
- a CDS encoding nuclear transport factor 2 family protein, whose protein sequence is MSHQLENAKNLYLRGIRDGEIKEVHEHYMGATYTQHSTGVPDEKEGFAAFFEDFFTRNPKREINIVRAIEDGNFVFVHVHQKLNDGEAEWVTADIFRSDANGRIVEHWDVIDAYPKTIGQTDPIYADFELTDLDKTKDNKKIVRRFLVDVLQNGEIEKFDDYVAADLIQHNQEIAQGGAAYKDYLVENQVTYDFVFKVMGQGDYVVAYSKVWIAGQDYAHFDIYRLKEGKIVEHWDNKEVMPEKKDLTNLGKF, encoded by the coding sequence ATGTCACATCAACTAGAAAACGCTAAAAATCTCTACCTCCGTGGCATTCGCGACGGGGAAATCAAGGAAGTTCATGAGCACTACATGGGGGCTACTTACACCCAGCATAGTACAGGAGTGCCGGATGAAAAAGAGGGCTTTGCGGCTTTCTTTGAGGACTTTTTCACACGCAATCCCAAGCGGGAAATAAATATTGTACGTGCCATTGAAGACGGAAATTTTGTCTTCGTTCATGTCCACCAGAAACTCAATGATGGTGAGGCTGAGTGGGTGACAGCGGACATCTTCCGTTCAGATGCTAATGGTCGTATCGTTGAGCATTGGGATGTTATCGATGCCTATCCAAAAACCATTGGCCAAACAGACCCGATTTACGCTGACTTTGAGCTGACAGACCTAGACAAGACCAAGGACAACAAGAAAATCGTCCGTCGTTTCTTGGTCGATGTCCTTCAAAATGGGGAAATCGAGAAATTTGACGACTATGTGGCAGCTGATCTTATTCAGCACAACCAAGAGATTGCCCAAGGCGGTGCGGCCTACAAGGACTATCTTGTAGAGAATCAAGTCACCTACGACTTTGTCTTCAAGGTGATGGGACAGGGTGATTATGTTGTGGCTTACTCGAAGGTCTGGATTGCAGGTCAGGACTACGCCCACTTTGATATCTACCGGCTCAAAGAGGGTAAGATCGTCGAGCACTGGGATAACAAGGAAGTCATGCCAGAGAAAAAAGACTTGACGAATTTAGGGAAGTTTTAA
- a CDS encoding helix-turn-helix transcriptional regulator, which produces MKNIRLKLARVEKDMTQGDLAEAIGVTRQTIGLIEAGKYNPSLSLCLSICHCLGKSLDQLFWEEPTNEKNCD; this is translated from the coding sequence ATGAAGAACATACGGCTTAAGCTGGCTCGTGTAGAAAAAGATATGACCCAAGGGGACTTGGCGGAGGCTATCGGAGTGACCCGCCAGACCATCGGTCTGATTGAGGCGGGGAAATACAATCCCAGTCTTAGTCTTTGTCTATCGATTTGCCACTGTTTAGGGAAAAGTTTAGATCAATTATTTTGGGAGGAACCAACTAATGAAAAAAATTGTGACTGA